A stretch of the Acomys russatus chromosome 23, mAcoRus1.1, whole genome shotgun sequence genome encodes the following:
- the LOC127206191 gene encoding all-trans-retinol dehydrogenase [NAD(+)] ADH4 isoform X2, with protein MGTRGKVITCKAAIAWETGRPLCIEEIEVSPPRAHEVRIQVIAMCVCPTDISATNPKKKALFPVVLGHECAGIVESVGPGVTNFKPGDRIIPFFAPQCKKCKFCVSPLTNLCGKLRNFKYPTIDQELMEDRTSRFTCKGKPIYHFMGVSSFSQYTVVSEANLARVNDEANLERVCLIGCGFSSGYGAAINSAKVTPGSTCAVFGLGCVGLSAIIGCKIAGAARIIAIDINSEKFPKAKALGATDCLNPRDLDKPVQDVITELTNGGVDFSLDCAGTAETMKAAVDCTIIGWGSCTVVGAKADEMQISTADVIMGRSINGTFFGGWKSVDSVPNLVIDYKNKKFDLDLLVTHTLPFDKINEAIDLMNQGKSIRTVLTF; from the exons ATGGGCACCAGGGGAAAA gTTATTACATGCAAGGCAGCCATTGCCTGGGAAACTGGCCGCCCCCTTTGCATTGAAGAAATTGAAGTGTCTCCTCCAAGGGCTCATGAAGTTCGAATTCAG GTAATcgccatgtgtgtgtgcccaactGACATCAGCGCTACCAATCCTAAGAAGAAAGCTCTCTTCCCGGTAGTCCTTGGCCATGAGTGTGCAGGAATTGTAGAAAGCGTGGGGCCAGGAGTAACCAACTTCAAACCAG GTGACAGAATAATCCCATTCTTTGCACCACAGTGTAAAAAATGCAAGTTCTGTGTGAGTCCTCTCACAAACCTCTGTGGGAAACTCCG aaacttTAAATACCCCACTATTGATCAAGAGCTCATGGAAGACAGAACCAGCAGGTTTACCTGTAAAGGGAAACCAATTTACCACTTCATGGGAGTCAGCTCATTCTCTCAGTACACTGTGGTTTCCGAAGCCAATCTTGCCAGAGTCAACGATGAGGCAAACTTGGAGAGAGTTTGTCTGATTGGCTGTGGGTTCTCATCAGGCTATGGGGCGGCCATCAACTCTGCCAAG GTCACCCCTGGTTCCACCTGCGCTGTCTTTGGCCTGGGGTGTGTAGGTCTCTCTGCTATAATTGGCTGTAAAATAGCGGGCGCTGCCAGGATCATAGCTATTGACATCAACAGTGAGAAGTTTCCAAAAGCCAAGGCCCTGGGAGCCACCGACTGCCTTAATCCCAGAGACCTGGATAAACCTGTCCAGGATGTCATCACTGAACTAACCAATGGCGGTGTGGATTTCTCCCTTGACTGTGCAGGAACAGCCGAGACCATG AAAGCAGCTGTGGACTGCACAATAATTGGCTGGGGATCATGCACTGTGGTTGGAGCCAAGGCTGACGAAATGCAGATATCCACTGCGGATGTTATAATGGGCCGATCTATAAATGGAACGTTCTTTGGTg GTTGGAAAAGTGTAGATTCTGTCCCAAACCTGGTTATTGACTACAAGAATAAGAAATTTGATCTGGACTTATTGGTGACCCATACCCTACCTTTTGACAAAATCAATGAAGCAATTGACCTGATGAACCAAGGAAAAAG caTCCGAACAGTCCTGACCTTTTGA
- the LOC127206191 gene encoding all-trans-retinol dehydrogenase [NAD(+)] ADH4 isoform X1: MGTRGKVITCKAAIAWETGRPLCIEEIEVSPPRAHEVRIQVIAMCVCPTDISATNPKKKALFPVVLGHECAGIVESVGPGVTNFKPGDRIIPFFAPQCKKCKFCVSPLTNLCGKLRNFKYPTIDQELMEDRTSRFTCKGKPIYHFMGVSSFSQYTVVSEANLARVNDEANLERVCLIGCGFSSGYGAAINSAKVTPGSTCAVFGLGCVGLSAIIGCKIAGAARIIAIDINSEKFPKAKALGATDCLNPRDLDKPVQDVITELTNGGVDFSLDCAGTAETMKAAVDCTIIGWGSCTVVGAKADEMQISTADVIMGRSINGTFFGGWKSVDSVPNLVIDYKNKKFDLDLLVTHTLPFDKINEAIDLMNQGKSIRTVLTF; the protein is encoded by the exons gTTATTACATGCAAGGCAGCCATTGCCTGGGAAACTGGCCGCCCCCTTTGCATTGAAGAAATTGAAGTGTCTCCTCCAAGGGCTCATGAAGTTCGAATTCAG GTAATcgccatgtgtgtgtgcccaactGACATCAGCGCTACCAATCCTAAGAAGAAAGCTCTCTTCCCGGTAGTCCTTGGCCATGAGTGTGCAGGAATTGTAGAAAGCGTGGGGCCAGGAGTAACCAACTTCAAACCAG GTGACAGAATAATCCCATTCTTTGCACCACAGTGTAAAAAATGCAAGTTCTGTGTGAGTCCTCTCACAAACCTCTGTGGGAAACTCCG aaacttTAAATACCCCACTATTGATCAAGAGCTCATGGAAGACAGAACCAGCAGGTTTACCTGTAAAGGGAAACCAATTTACCACTTCATGGGAGTCAGCTCATTCTCTCAGTACACTGTGGTTTCCGAAGCCAATCTTGCCAGAGTCAACGATGAGGCAAACTTGGAGAGAGTTTGTCTGATTGGCTGTGGGTTCTCATCAGGCTATGGGGCGGCCATCAACTCTGCCAAG GTCACCCCTGGTTCCACCTGCGCTGTCTTTGGCCTGGGGTGTGTAGGTCTCTCTGCTATAATTGGCTGTAAAATAGCGGGCGCTGCCAGGATCATAGCTATTGACATCAACAGTGAGAAGTTTCCAAAAGCCAAGGCCCTGGGAGCCACCGACTGCCTTAATCCCAGAGACCTGGATAAACCTGTCCAGGATGTCATCACTGAACTAACCAATGGCGGTGTGGATTTCTCCCTTGACTGTGCAGGAACAGCCGAGACCATG AAAGCAGCTGTGGACTGCACAATAATTGGCTGGGGATCATGCACTGTGGTTGGAGCCAAGGCTGACGAAATGCAGATATCCACTGCGGATGTTATAATGGGCCGATCTATAAATGGAACGTTCTTTGGTg GTTGGAAAAGTGTAGATTCTGTCCCAAACCTGGTTATTGACTACAAGAATAAGAAATTTGATCTGGACTTATTGGTGACCCATACCCTACCTTTTGACAAAATCAATGAAGCAATTGACCTGATGAACCAAGGAAAAAG caTCCGAACAGTCCTGACCTTTTGA